Proteins encoded together in one Clostridia bacterium window:
- a CDS encoding diguanylate cyclase, with translation MSDWPWFAAVGAAGVAAVLYRQNRRLRQARSDLEQKVGELTERNRLLEELAITDGLTGLYNRRYFEQRLAEEISRCRRYESVLALAMIDVDYFKYYNDALGHPEGDRVLQDLGRLLRDGVRDEDVVARYGGDEFAVIFVEMDSLVAQKAGERIREIIEAYAAKLVGADSGAAQDLLTVSVGIASFPKDAESAGELIRKADQALYRAKEGGKNRVVVYHSPLEELVRGSPVEEEAEEGEFTAHLMRAIRSILLSINARDRYTYGHSQRTTRYAEALSRRLGFAPERVRLVKRAALLHDVGKVNIDKEILIKTKPLSPDEKETLRRHALMSAQIIEPVKELARVIPIVEQHHERYDGKGYPRGLAGEQISLEARILAICDAYDAMRTPRPYRDALSFGEAVAELRRGAGTQFDPHLVEVFIEVVQQLEIGAAGGPGT, from the coding sequence ATGTCTGATTGGCCTTGGTTTGCCGCGGTAGGGGCGGCCGGAGTGGCGGCGGTGTTGTACCGCCAGAACCGCCGGCTGCGGCAGGCCCGGTCGGACCTGGAGCAAAAAGTTGGGGAACTGACGGAGCGCAATCGCCTGCTGGAGGAACTGGCCATAACCGACGGCCTGACCGGGCTTTACAACCGTCGTTACTTTGAGCAGCGCCTCGCGGAGGAAATAAGCCGCTGCCGGCGGTACGAGTCCGTCCTGGCGCTGGCCATGATCGACGTAGACTACTTCAAGTACTATAACGACGCCCTGGGGCACCCGGAAGGCGACCGGGTGCTGCAAGATCTGGGCCGCCTGCTTCGTGACGGCGTTCGGGACGAAGACGTGGTCGCCCGCTACGGAGGGGACGAGTTCGCCGTAATCTTCGTGGAAATGGATTCCCTCGTAGCCCAAAAGGCCGGAGAGCGGATCCGAGAGATCATCGAGGCCTATGCCGCCAAGCTGGTGGGCGCCGACTCCGGCGCCGCCCAGGACTTGCTGACCGTTTCCGTAGGTATAGCCAGTTTCCCCAAGGATGCAGAAAGCGCCGGAGAGTTGATCCGCAAGGCGGACCAGGCCCTATACAGGGCCAAGGAGGGCGGCAAGAACCGGGTGGTAGTCTACCATTCGCCTCTGGAAGAGTTGGTCCGGGGGTCACCGGTCGAAGAGGAGGCAGAGGAGGGGGAGTTTACCGCCCACCTCATGCGGGCCATTCGCTCCATCCTGCTTTCCATTAACGCCCGGGATCGCTACACCTACGGCCATTCCCAGCGCACCACCCGGTATGCCGAGGCGCTTTCTCGGCGGCTGGGGTTCGCGCCGGAACGCGTCCGGCTGGTTAAGCGGGCGGCCTTGCTGCACGACGTGGGCAAGGTTAACATCGACAAGGAAATACTTATTAAGACCAAACCCCTTTCTCCGGACGAGAAGGAGACTCTTCGCCGCCATGCGCTCATGAGCGCGCAGATAATCGAGCCGGTGAAGGAACTGGCCCGGGTGATCCCCATCGTGGAGCAGCACCACGAGCGTTATGACGGCAAGGGCTACCCTCGGGGCCTGGCCGGGGAGCAGATCAGCTTGGAGGCCCGCATCCTGGCGATTTGCGACGCCTATGATGCCATGCGCACCCCCCGGCCTTACCGCGACGCTTTGAGCTTCGGCGAGGCAGTAGCGGAGTTGCGGCGGGGCGCGGGCACCCAGTTTGACCCCCACCTGGTGGAAGTGTTTATTGAAGTGGTGCAGCAATTGGAGATAGGGGCTGCCGGTGGGCCGGGGACCTAG
- a CDS encoding DUF134 domain-containing protein: protein MPRPPKWRRVEYLPPCVYFKPAGVPLRDLEEECLAVEELEALRLKDLEGLEQEECAQRMQVSRPTFQRILTLAREKVARALVEGRAIRVEGGHFVLAGRRFLCRACGYQWEQGRMSDAAEAVCPRCRSQDAEVSVERGRGRCRRGHGWED from the coding sequence TTGCCGCGTCCACCCAAGTGGCGGCGGGTAGAGTACTTGCCGCCCTGCGTATACTTCAAGCCGGCCGGAGTTCCTCTAAGGGACCTGGAGGAAGAGTGCCTGGCCGTGGAGGAACTGGAGGCTTTGCGGCTAAAAGACCTGGAGGGGCTGGAGCAGGAAGAGTGCGCCCAGAGGATGCAGGTTTCCCGCCCGACCTTTCAGCGTATCCTCACCCTGGCCCGGGAGAAAGTGGCCCGGGCGCTGGTCGAAGGCCGGGCCATCCGGGTAGAAGGGGGGCATTTCGTGCTCGCCGGTCGCAGGTTCCTTTGCCGGGCCTGCGGTTACCAGTGGGAGCAGGGGAGGATGTCGGACGCGGCCGAGGCCGTCTGTCCCCGTTGCCGCAGTCAGGATGCCGAGGTGAGCGTCGAGAGGGGCCGGGGGCGCTGCCGGCGGGGCCACGGCTGGGAGGACTAG